The Deinococcus metalli genome window below encodes:
- a CDS encoding VOC family protein: MPVTLLDHVAIATPDLDVGSAPYVALGLHPEGPDEDVESQGVRVRAFQVGDTLIELLMPTRPDSPIATYLEKRGPGLHHTAYRVTDLDAEVARLRSGGGRFLREEPTPGRAGTRVTFLHPKWGQGTLIELVEHPAGAAQ, translated from the coding sequence ATGCCGGTCACGCTGCTCGACCACGTCGCCATCGCCACTCCGGACCTCGACGTGGGCAGCGCGCCCTACGTGGCGCTGGGCCTGCACCCCGAGGGGCCGGACGAGGACGTCGAGTCGCAGGGCGTGCGCGTGCGCGCGTTCCAGGTGGGCGACACCCTGATCGAGCTGCTGATGCCCACCCGCCCGGACAGCCCCATCGCCACGTACCTCGAGAAGCGCGGCCCCGGCCTGCACCACACCGCGTACCGCGTGACGGACCTGGACGCCGAGGTCGCGCGCCTGCGCTCGGGTGGCGGGCGGTTCCTGCGGGAGGAGCCCACGCCGGGCCGCGCCGGGACGCGCGTGACCTTCCTGCACCCGAAGTGGGGCCAGGGCACCCTGATCG
- a CDS encoding DUF4442 domain-containing protein produces MSDPLPQASALPAPAVLAIQHALHAIPMNATVGVRITYVGVGWATGACPDSAPYRNHLGTIHAAAQFLLAEAVSGAAFAGAFAAQLGHAVPLIERLDTHYIGRAVGDLSARAQIDPATIAGAHAAYAAEGKARLTVHVTVQDGENKDVMRAAAHWYLRSMASLRGN; encoded by the coding sequence ATGTCCGACCCCCTGCCCCAGGCTTCCGCCCTGCCCGCGCCCGCCGTTCTTGCCATTCAGCACGCGCTGCACGCCATTCCCATGAACGCCACGGTGGGCGTGCGGATCACCTACGTCGGTGTGGGCTGGGCGACCGGCGCGTGCCCGGACAGTGCGCCGTACCGCAACCATCTGGGCACCATCCACGCCGCGGCACAGTTCCTGCTGGCCGAGGCGGTGAGCGGCGCGGCCTTCGCCGGGGCCTTCGCGGCGCAGCTCGGGCACGCGGTGCCGCTGATCGAGCGGCTCGACACGCACTACATCGGCCGGGCCGTGGGCGACCTGAGCGCCCGCGCGCAGATCGATCCGGCGACGATCGCCGGCGCGCACGCCGCCTACGCGGCCGAGGGCAAGGCCCGCCTGACCGTACACGTGACCGTGCAGGACGGGGAAAACAAGGACGTGATGCGCGCGGCCGCGCACTGGTACCTGCGGTCGATGGCGTCCCTGCGCGGGAATTAA
- a CDS encoding DUF402 domain-containing protein, whose protein sequence is MKRKVFDLRPWARVARHTQTVLTLPGYVIVDFVAHDVIRPLDVMFGERTLRVLDSGYRWVRVHPTGRGPGALGSALSAMLDGDGVPVQVYVDIHWGEGVGEGGLPWTDDAYLDVIGNWRVEDTHAGRVIETHIIDAEDLDAAVGAGAVTPEQAQAVWAHARDVQAELLGDTYAPLAVLRRYLSDPYT, encoded by the coding sequence GTGAAACGCAAGGTCTTCGATCTGCGCCCGTGGGCGCGCGTGGCGCGGCACACCCAGACCGTGCTGACGCTGCCGGGGTACGTGATCGTGGACTTCGTGGCGCACGACGTGATCCGCCCGCTGGACGTGATGTTCGGGGAGCGGACCCTGCGCGTGCTGGACAGCGGCTACCGCTGGGTCCGCGTGCACCCGACCGGCCGCGGGCCGGGCGCGCTGGGTAGCGCCCTGAGTGCCATGCTGGACGGCGACGGCGTGCCCGTGCAGGTGTATGTCGACATCCACTGGGGCGAGGGTGTTGGAGAGGGCGGCCTGCCCTGGACCGACGACGCGTACCTGGACGTGATCGGGAACTGGCGCGTGGAGGACACGCACGCGGGCCGCGTGATCGAGACGCACATCATCGACGCCGAGGATCTGGACGCGGCGGTGGGGGCAGGTGCCGTCACGCCGGAGCAGGCGCAGGCCGTGTGGGCGCACGCGCGGGACGTGCAGGCCGAACTGCTGGGCGACACCTACGCGCCGCTGGCCGTGCTGCGGCGGTATCTGAGCGATCCGTACACCTGA
- the purN gene encoding phosphoribosylglycinamide formyltransferase, protein MKLGFLASHGGSAARHLTAACRGGRLDAEPVVLVSNNSRSPALLWAREAGLATAHLSGATHPDPDDLDRALLDTLTQAGADTLVLSGYMRELGPRVLTHYAGRVVNIHPSLLPRHGGRGMYGDRVHEAVLDSGDTESGATVHLVTQGIDEGPVLAQARVPVQPGDTLESLKARVQAVEGDLMLRAVRDLGRVPGA, encoded by the coding sequence GTGAAGCTGGGCTTTCTCGCGTCGCACGGGGGCAGCGCCGCGCGGCACCTGACGGCCGCGTGCCGTGGTGGCCGCCTGGACGCCGAACCGGTCGTGCTGGTCAGCAACAACAGCCGCTCGCCCGCGCTGCTGTGGGCCCGTGAGGCGGGCCTCGCCACGGCCCACCTGAGCGGCGCGACCCACCCCGACCCGGACGACCTCGACCGTGCGCTCTTGGACACGCTGACGCAGGCCGGCGCGGACACGCTGGTGCTCAGCGGCTACATGCGCGAACTCGGGCCGCGCGTGCTGACGCACTACGCGGGCCGCGTGGTGAACATCCACCCCAGCCTGCTGCCCCGACACGGCGGGCGCGGCATGTACGGCGACCGCGTGCACGAGGCCGTGCTGGACAGCGGCGACACGGAATCCGGCGCGACCGTGCACCTCGTCACGCAGGGCATCGACGAGGGGCCGGTGCTGGCGCAGGCCCGCGTGCCCGTGCAGCCCGGCGACACGCTGGAGAGTCTCAAGGCCCGCGTGCAGGCGGTCGAGGGCGACCTGATGCTGCGCGCCGTGCGGGACCTGGGGCGGGTGCCGGGCGCGTGA
- a CDS encoding dipeptidase, giving the protein MTTDLASHLDRDAARAELFDLLRIPSVSADPAYAADVVRAAEWLRTKLGTLGFAARVDATAKHPVVYAERLDAPGKPTVLIYGHYDVQPEAPLEEWVSPPFEPTVRDGRIYARGSTDDKGQAYAHVRGVELLLAQGDLPVNVKFLLEGEEEIGSPSIIPYLQEHADELRADVILISDGSRFAADVPTITYGIRGLSYVEIHVQGANRDLHSGSYGGAAPNPINALCEIIARLKDEHGRVTIPGFYDGIEPLTEQERAMWASLPHDDAAFAASIGVPALPGEEGYSVLERIWGRPTLDVNGIWGGYQGEGSKTVIAAKAGAKVSMRLVPGQDPERITRLITEYVPQIAPAGVRAEVVPHHGGQPMKFRTDSPYITAANAALRRVYGRDAVFARTGGSIPIVAAFADILKTEVLFVDMGLNEDAPHSPNESFAVQDFENGILTSAYLLQELGQA; this is encoded by the coding sequence ATGACGACCGACCTGGCTTCCCACCTCGACCGCGACGCGGCCCGCGCGGAACTGTTCGACCTGCTGCGTATTCCCTCGGTGAGTGCCGATCCTGCCTACGCGGCCGACGTGGTGCGCGCCGCGGAGTGGCTGCGAACCAAGCTGGGCACGCTGGGCTTCGCCGCCCGCGTGGACGCCACAGCCAAGCACCCGGTCGTGTACGCCGAGCGGCTGGACGCACCGGGCAAGCCCACCGTGCTGATCTACGGTCACTATGACGTGCAGCCCGAGGCCCCGCTGGAGGAGTGGGTGTCGCCGCCCTTCGAGCCGACCGTCCGCGACGGCCGCATCTATGCGCGCGGCAGCACCGACGACAAGGGCCAGGCCTACGCGCACGTGCGCGGCGTGGAACTGCTGCTCGCGCAGGGCGACCTGCCGGTGAACGTGAAGTTCCTGCTTGAAGGCGAGGAGGAGATCGGCAGCCCCAGCATCATTCCGTACCTGCAGGAACACGCCGACGAGCTCAGGGCCGACGTGATCCTGATCAGCGACGGCAGCCGCTTCGCCGCGGACGTGCCCACCATCACCTACGGCATCCGCGGCCTGAGCTACGTGGAGATCCACGTGCAGGGCGCCAACCGGGACCTGCACAGCGGCTCGTACGGCGGGGCGGCCCCCAACCCCATCAACGCACTGTGCGAGATCATCGCGCGGCTCAAAGATGAGCACGGCCGCGTGACCATCCCCGGTTTCTACGACGGCATCGAGCCCCTCACCGAGCAGGAACGGGCCATGTGGGCCTCGCTGCCGCACGACGACGCCGCCTTCGCCGCGAGCATCGGCGTGCCGGCCCTGCCCGGCGAGGAGGGCTACTCGGTGCTGGAGCGCATCTGGGGCCGCCCCACGCTGGACGTCAACGGCATCTGGGGCGGCTACCAGGGCGAGGGCAGCAAGACCGTGATCGCCGCCAAGGCGGGCGCAAAGGTGTCCATGCGCCTGGTACCCGGCCAGGACCCCGAGCGCATCACCCGGCTGATCACGGAGTACGTGCCGCAGATCGCGCCGGCCGGCGTGCGCGCCGAGGTCGTGCCGCACCACGGCGGGCAGCCCATGAAGTTCCGCACCGACAGCCCGTATATCACTGCGGCGAACGCGGCCCTCCGGCGCGTGTATGGCCGTGACGCCGTGTTCGCGCGCACCGGCGGCAGCATTCCGATCGTGGCGGCCTTCGCGGACATCCTGAAGACCGAGGTGCTGTTCGTGGACATGGGCCTGAACGAGGACGCGCCGCACAGCCCCAACGAGAGTTTCGCCGTTCAGGACTTCGAGAACGGCATCCTGACCAGCGCGTACCTGCTGCAGGAACTCGGGCAGGCATGA
- the hspR gene encoding heat shock protein transcriptional repressor HspR, fused homodimer type, whose product MASDSKHRPVYVISVAAELVDMHPQTLRLYERKGLIRPGRSSGKTRLYSERDIDHLREIRRLTQELGVNLAGVEEVMRLQHELDDLQGEFEAEIERLEGELRGQAQALPEGGARTDPKDRPVYVISIAAELVDMHPQTLRLYERKQLIRPGRSSGKTRLYSERDIEHLREIRRLTQELGVNLAGVEEIMRLRHELDGARSHLEGNVRRLQDDLSERMTRLRTLPPASSESASDGPQDPDEDDAPDGRP is encoded by the coding sequence ATGGCCTCGGACTCCAAACATCGCCCTGTGTACGTCATCTCAGTGGCGGCGGAACTGGTGGACATGCACCCCCAGACCCTGCGGCTGTACGAGCGCAAGGGCCTGATCCGGCCGGGCCGGTCCAGCGGCAAGACCCGGCTGTACTCGGAACGCGACATCGATCACCTGCGTGAGATCCGGCGCCTGACCCAGGAACTCGGTGTGAACCTCGCCGGCGTCGAGGAGGTCATGCGCCTCCAGCACGAACTCGACGACCTCCAGGGCGAGTTCGAGGCCGAGATCGAGCGCCTGGAGGGCGAGCTGCGCGGCCAGGCCCAGGCCCTGCCCGAGGGCGGCGCCCGCACCGATCCCAAGGACCGGCCGGTGTACGTGATCTCCATCGCGGCGGAACTGGTGGACATGCACCCCCAGACCCTGCGGCTGTACGAGCGCAAGCAGCTCATCCGGCCAGGCCGGTCCAGCGGCAAGACCCGGCTGTACTCGGAGCGCGACATCGAGCACCTGCGCGAGATCCGCCGCCTGACCCAGGAACTCGGCGTGAACCTCGCCGGCGTCGAGGAGATCATGCGCCTGCGCCACGAGCTCGACGGCGCCCGCTCGCACCTGGAGGGCAACGTGCGCCGCCTGCAGGACGACCTGTCGGAGCGCATGACCCGCCTGCGTACCCTGCCGCCCGCCAGCAGCGAGTCCGCCTCGGACGGGCCGCAGGACCCCGACGAGGACGACGCCCCGGACGGGCGCCCGTGA
- a CDS encoding metallophosphoesterase: protein MTPLWVVGDVHGAYDSLRSLLLGAGLIDHDDAWHGGPSHLVFLGDYLDRGPRGMDVVRLVRRLEGQAPATGGRVTALIGNHEVMFLAAQSFRAQDPGDTLGFLDYWRSNGGQNSDAAQVQVTDLDWLRARPALAHAGEWLLMHADSPFYRRLGRSVEAVNRSVHALLRSPDPKLWSTFLNHFADRFAFTDTDAQAVATGLLGTYGGARVVHGHTPVYVLNDELGLDTDMDEPLPITYADGLCVAVDSGMAYRDGAGFIVRLDDVGVAQTVALGTDLGDF, encoded by the coding sequence GTGACGCCCCTGTGGGTGGTCGGTGATGTCCACGGCGCCTACGACTCGCTGCGCTCCCTGCTGCTCGGCGCCGGCCTGATCGACCATGACGACGCGTGGCACGGCGGCCCCAGTCACCTGGTCTTCCTCGGCGATTACCTGGACCGTGGGCCGCGCGGCATGGACGTCGTCCGGCTGGTGCGCCGCCTGGAAGGTCAAGCGCCGGCCACCGGCGGCCGGGTCACGGCGCTGATCGGCAACCACGAGGTGATGTTCCTGGCCGCGCAGTCCTTCCGCGCGCAGGACCCTGGCGACACGCTGGGTTTCCTCGACTACTGGCGCAGCAACGGCGGCCAGAACAGCGACGCCGCGCAGGTGCAGGTCACAGACCTCGACTGGCTGCGCGCCCGCCCGGCCCTCGCCCACGCCGGGGAGTGGCTGCTGATGCACGCCGACAGTCCGTTCTACCGCCGCCTGGGCCGCAGCGTGGAGGCCGTGAACCGCTCCGTGCACGCCCTGCTGCGCAGCCCCGACCCCAAGCTGTGGAGCACCTTCCTCAACCACTTCGCCGACCGCTTCGCCTTCACGGATACCGACGCGCAGGCCGTCGCCACGGGCCTGCTGGGCACGTACGGCGGCGCCCGCGTGGTGCACGGCCACACGCCGGTGTACGTCCTGAACGACGAACTCGGGCTCGACACCGACATGGACGAGCCGCTGCCCATCACCTACGCGGACGGCCTGTGCGTCGCCGTGGACAGCGGCATGGCGTACCGCGACGGCGCCGGCTTCATCGTCCGCCTGGACGACGTGGGCGTGGCGCAGACCGTCGCGCTCGGCACGGACCTCGGCGATTTCTGA
- a CDS encoding HD-GYP domain-containing protein produces the protein MYDGALRPFDDRLPETFTRLSQAPDAVVQDTFEEACSWIRTLLGRPAEGHERQVTMLALRLALEAGEVRTTLGIRQVIWAGMLHDIGKSAIDPRITNKPATLSAQEQDIMRQHPTLGRRLASMAPDVDAEILNAVQHHHERWDGLGYPAGLIGESIPVLARILKVTDVYDALVTDRPYRAAWSPDEAVAYLMDHSGTDFDPRLVRIFVHQVLQVYGH, from the coding sequence ATGTACGACGGCGCGCTCAGACCATTCGACGACCGTCTCCCGGAGACGTTCACTCGGCTGTCGCAGGCGCCGGACGCAGTGGTGCAGGACACCTTCGAGGAGGCGTGCAGCTGGATCAGGACGCTGCTCGGCCGACCCGCAGAGGGACATGAGCGGCAGGTCACGATGCTGGCGCTGCGCCTGGCCCTGGAGGCTGGAGAAGTCCGCACGACCCTGGGTATCCGCCAGGTGATCTGGGCAGGCATGCTGCACGACATCGGCAAATCGGCCATCGACCCGCGCATCACCAACAAGCCCGCCACGCTGTCCGCGCAGGAGCAGGACATCATGCGGCAGCACCCGACGCTGGGCCGCCGGCTGGCCTCCATGGCCCCGGATGTGGACGCGGAGATCCTGAACGCAGTGCAGCACCACCATGAGCGCTGGGACGGCCTGGGCTACCCGGCCGGACTGATCGGCGAGTCGATCCCGGTCCTGGCAAGAATCCTGAAGGTCACGGACGTGTACGACGCCCTGGTGACGGACCGGCCGTACCGTGCGGCGTGGTCTCCGGACGAGGCCGTGGCGTACCTGATGGATCACTCGGGCACGGATTTCGACCCGAGGCTGGTGCGGATCTTCGTGCATCAGGTGTTGCAGGTCTACGGTCACTGA
- a CDS encoding LysR family transcriptional regulator: MATGKSTPHPTLSQLRALLAVADAGGFSEAAAELGVSQSSLSEAVGKLEDVVGRPLLRRSPAGTVVTPAGARVLAHARTAVQAAGDVLLAAQDDQALSGVLRVASFRSTATHLLPPVLAAFRREHPDVTVRLLDGEADGGGEAQVRDGQADLALVVGEEMPGLRLTPLLDDEYLFVAPESRGTQPVTFEEVAGSALLLPPGLNSCHVRVQSYLRPLGISPAAVTEIDQDSVILGMVRHGLGVTVMPRLALLPLPDGLVALPLPQSLTRPLAVAALPHRAHLPVIRTFTAALVASLGAPDTRMGSAWRAGAALLH, from the coding sequence ATGGCCACCGGCAAGTCCACTCCCCACCCGACCCTGTCGCAGTTGCGGGCGCTGCTCGCGGTGGCGGACGCCGGCGGGTTCAGCGAGGCGGCGGCGGAGCTGGGCGTGTCTCAGTCGTCGCTGAGCGAGGCGGTGGGCAAACTCGAGGACGTGGTGGGCCGGCCGCTGCTGCGGCGCTCTCCAGCCGGCACCGTGGTCACGCCGGCGGGCGCGCGGGTGCTGGCGCATGCCCGCACGGCGGTGCAGGCGGCCGGCGACGTGCTGCTGGCCGCACAGGACGACCAGGCGCTGTCGGGGGTGCTGCGGGTGGCGTCGTTCCGCTCGACCGCCACCCACCTGCTGCCGCCGGTGCTGGCGGCGTTCCGGCGCGAACACCCGGACGTGACGGTGCGGCTGCTGGACGGCGAGGCCGACGGCGGCGGCGAGGCCCAGGTGAGGGACGGACAGGCCGACCTCGCGCTGGTGGTGGGCGAGGAGATGCCGGGCCTGCGCCTGACCCCGCTGCTGGACGACGAATACCTGTTCGTGGCGCCGGAGTCGCGCGGCACCCAGCCGGTCACCTTCGAGGAGGTGGCGGGCTCGGCGCTGCTGCTGCCGCCCGGCCTGAACTCGTGCCACGTGCGCGTGCAGTCGTACCTGCGGCCCCTGGGCATCAGTCCGGCGGCCGTGACGGAGATCGATCAGGACAGCGTGATCCTGGGCATGGTGCGCCACGGCCTGGGCGTGACGGTGATGCCGCGCCTGGCGCTGCTGCCGCTGCCGGACGGTCTGGTGGCCCTGCCGCTGCCGCAGTCGCTGACCCGGCCGCTGGCGGTCGCTGCCCTGCCCCACCGGGCGCACCTGCCGGTGATCCGGACCTTCACGGCGGCCCTGGTGGCGTCGCTGGGCGCGCCGGACACCCGGATGGGCAGCGCGTGGCGCGCGGGAGCCGCTCTGCTACATTGA
- the cysS gene encoding cysteine--tRNA ligase — protein MTRPPQPTPAPSPSAGRRAPDPDIVLYDTMQRKKVRFTPTTPGRVGMYLCGPTVYSDAHLGHAKKEVAFDVIRRALMHFGYAVRYVANITDVGHLQNDSDDGEDKIARRAALEQLEPMEVADKYFWSFVKDMDALNVLKPSINPRATGHIGEQIALIQELIERGHAYESAGSVYFDVRSWPEYGKLSGRRLDDQEEGTREAVREDKRDPRDFALWKRAEPEHIMRWDSPWGVGFPGWHIECSAMSLKYLGEGFDIHGGGLDLQFPHHEAEIAQAEAAGHPFARYWMHNNMLTIGGEKMSKSKGNFTTIQDVLAQHDPMVVRFLLVGSHYRSVTEFSEEAFEGARNGYRRLAEALGEVERRVKDAPAGADAALDAKVAAHVQAFEDAMRDDFNTPKAVAALFGLTTDVNAALGAGTPGRDTLERVQAAYRTLGGDVLGLFADGHGAARGQDDAPVVDALMDVVLRARQHYRLSKQYSEADELRRTLADVGVTVEDTKDGPRWRR, from the coding sequence ATGACCCGACCGCCCCAGCCCACCCCTGCCCCGTCCCCCAGCGCGGGCCGCCGCGCGCCCGACCCCGACATCGTCCTGTACGACACCATGCAGCGCAAGAAGGTCCGCTTCACACCCACCACGCCGGGCCGGGTGGGCATGTACCTGTGCGGACCGACCGTGTACAGCGACGCGCACCTGGGGCACGCGAAGAAGGAGGTGGCCTTTGACGTGATCCGCCGGGCGCTGATGCACTTCGGGTACGCGGTGCGCTACGTGGCCAACATCACCGACGTAGGCCACCTCCAGAACGACAGCGACGACGGCGAGGACAAGATCGCCCGCCGCGCCGCGCTGGAACAGCTCGAACCCATGGAGGTCGCGGACAAGTATTTCTGGTCGTTCGTGAAGGACATGGACGCCCTGAATGTCCTGAAACCCAGCATCAACCCGCGCGCGACCGGGCACATCGGCGAGCAGATCGCGCTGATCCAGGAGCTGATCGAGCGCGGCCACGCGTACGAATCGGCCGGCAGCGTGTACTTCGACGTCAGAAGCTGGCCGGAGTACGGCAAGCTCTCGGGCCGCCGGCTGGACGACCAGGAAGAGGGCACCCGCGAGGCCGTGCGCGAGGACAAGCGCGATCCGCGCGATTTCGCGCTGTGGAAGCGCGCCGAGCCGGAGCACATCATGCGCTGGGACTCGCCGTGGGGCGTCGGCTTTCCCGGGTGGCACATCGAGTGCTCGGCCATGAGCCTGAAGTACCTGGGCGAGGGGTTTGACATCCACGGCGGCGGCCTGGACCTCCAGTTCCCGCACCACGAAGCCGAGATTGCGCAGGCCGAGGCGGCCGGACATCCCTTCGCGCGTTACTGGATGCACAACAACATGCTGACCATTGGCGGCGAGAAGATGAGCAAGAGCAAGGGCAATTTCACGACCATCCAGGACGTGCTTGCGCAGCACGACCCGATGGTGGTGCGCTTCCTGCTGGTGGGCAGCCACTACCGCTCGGTGACCGAGTTCAGCGAGGAGGCCTTCGAGGGCGCCCGCAACGGCTACCGCCGCCTGGCCGAGGCGCTGGGCGAGGTCGAGCGCCGCGTGAAGGACGCCCCGGCCGGCGCGGACGCGGCGCTGGACGCGAAGGTCGCCGCGCACGTGCAGGCCTTCGAGGACGCCATGCGCGACGACTTCAACACGCCCAAGGCCGTGGCCGCCCTGTTCGGCCTGACGACCGACGTGAATGCGGCGCTGGGCGCCGGCACGCCCGGCCGGGACACACTGGAGCGCGTACAGGCCGCGTACCGCACGCTGGGTGGGGACGTGCTGGGCCTGTTCGCGGACGGCCACGGCGCCGCGCGCGGCCAGGACGACGCGCCGGTCGTGGACGCCCTGATGGACGTGGTGCTGCGCGCCCGGCAGCACTACCGCCTGAGCAAGCAGTATTCCGAGGCGGACGAGCTGCGCAGGACCCTGGCCGACGTGGGTGTGACCGTCGAAGACACCAAGGACGGCCCCCGCTGGCGGCGCTGA
- a CDS encoding YcjF family protein, with the protein MLPPLVKQVLDNFNLDVDPARSQDENVDEVIKSAALLAGAIAVEPIPFADILLITPVQAKMVLHIGKIYGFDITPERSLEIARELGVTVAYGVAARQVMRGLAKLALPVIGGLITAPAVYGWTFALGRVAQNYFERRRQGLPDSREQRVQIVQEAKQQSRRVLPSAQDFTDLASELRRRAESKNQGSGPNGPN; encoded by the coding sequence ATGCTGCCGCCACTGGTCAAACAGGTGCTCGACAATTTCAACCTCGATGTCGATCCCGCGCGGTCGCAGGACGAGAACGTCGACGAGGTGATCAAGAGCGCCGCGCTGCTGGCCGGCGCGATCGCGGTGGAACCCATTCCCTTCGCGGACATCCTGCTGATCACGCCCGTGCAGGCCAAGATGGTGCTGCACATCGGCAAGATCTACGGCTTCGACATCACGCCGGAGCGGTCCCTGGAGATCGCGCGGGAACTGGGGGTGACGGTCGCATACGGCGTCGCGGCCCGGCAGGTGATGCGCGGCCTGGCCAAGCTGGCGCTGCCGGTCATCGGCGGCCTGATCACCGCGCCGGCCGTGTACGGCTGGACCTTCGCCCTGGGCCGGGTCGCGCAGAACTACTTCGAGCGCCGCCGCCAGGGCCTGCCGGATTCGCGCGAGCAGCGCGTGCAGATCGTGCAGGAAGCCAAGCAGCAGTCCCGGCGGGTGCTGCCCAGCGCGCAGGACTTCACGGACCTCGCCAGCGAACTGCGCCGCCGCGCGGAATCCAAGAACCAGGGCAGCGGACCGAACGGCCCCAACTGA
- the alr gene encoding alanine racemase — translation MTVPAFAARARALVSRSALLENLAALSGRAGVPLLLPVKADAYGHGLEIVARHAATSPHVWGFAVAVPREAQALAALDLGKPVVLLTPPTPQEVPALADLGVRLPVATLAEADALPGHARAHLKVDTGMNRLGARPEDAVAVGQRLAERGVLEGAYTHFATSDEPDLSFAHEQFRRFQTVLSGLPPLLAHASNGGGILSLGALPGMALARPGLASYGFAPPHLRGVLPLRPVLSLQAQVTFLHDAHAGETVSYGGLYTAPRDLRLATVGMGYADGYPRNATLRAHVTVRGERRPVLGRICMDQFMVDVSGLDVQTGEWIDLWGEQGITVTDVAGWGDTIEYEVLTGLGARVERIAVP, via the coding sequence GTGACGGTGCCGGCCTTCGCGGCCCGCGCCCGCGCCCTGGTCTCGCGCTCGGCCCTGCTGGAGAACCTCGCGGCCCTGTCCGGCCGGGCAGGTGTGCCGCTCCTGCTGCCCGTGAAGGCCGACGCCTACGGCCACGGGCTGGAGATCGTCGCCCGGCACGCCGCGACCTCGCCGCACGTGTGGGGCTTCGCGGTCGCCGTGCCGCGCGAGGCGCAGGCGCTGGCGGCCCTCGACCTCGGCAAGCCCGTCGTGCTGCTCACGCCCCCCACGCCGCAGGAAGTGCCGGCCCTGGCGGACCTGGGCGTGCGGCTGCCCGTCGCCACGCTGGCCGAGGCCGACGCCCTGCCGGGCCATGCCCGCGCGCATCTGAAGGTGGACACCGGTATGAACCGCCTGGGTGCCCGCCCCGAGGACGCCGTGGCCGTCGGCCAGCGCCTGGCCGAGCGCGGCGTGCTGGAGGGCGCGTACACCCACTTCGCCACCAGCGATGAACCGGACCTGAGTTTCGCGCACGAGCAGTTCCGGCGCTTCCAGACGGTCCTCTCCGGCCTCCCCCCGCTGCTCGCTCACGCCTCGAACGGCGGCGGCATCCTCAGCCTGGGCGCGCTGCCCGGCATGGCACTGGCCCGGCCCGGCCTCGCGTCGTACGGCTTCGCGCCGCCGCACCTGCGCGGCGTGCTGCCGCTGCGCCCCGTCCTGAGCCTCCAGGCCCAGGTGACCTTCCTGCACGACGCCCACGCCGGCGAGACGGTCAGCTACGGCGGGCTGTACACCGCGCCGCGCGACCTGCGCCTCGCCACGGTCGGGATGGGCTACGCCGACGGCTACCCGCGGAACGCCACGCTGCGCGCCCACGTCACCGTGAGGGGCGAACGCCGGCCGGTGCTGGGCCGTATCTGCATGGACCAGTTCATGGTGGACGTGAGCGGCCTAGACGTCCAGACCGGCGAGTGGATCGACCTGTGGGGCGAGCAGGGCATCACCGTCACCGACGTGGCCGGCTGGGGCGACACCATCGAGTACGAGGTGCTGACCGGGCTGGGCGCCCGGGTCGAGCGCATCGCGGTGCCGTGA
- a CDS encoding HD domain-containing protein, translating into MPHRTLLQRALRKARGYAAKARRLWRSVHVDRAHPDDTWAAAQLTPGEARVYAAMDPRDREHACRVTRSLLRDHPRAAPEVVAAALLHDCGKSLRPYHVAERVLVGLIPNRLARVLPPIGAIGIRAHHPELGARLLAHAGARPRVARLVARHHHPNGDPDALLLHEYDDRE; encoded by the coding sequence ATGCCGCACCGCACCCTGCTTCAGCGCGCCCTGCGCAAGGCGCGGGGTTACGCGGCCAAGGCCCGCCGCCTGTGGCGCAGCGTGCACGTGGACCGCGCCCACCCGGACGACACCTGGGCCGCCGCGCAGCTCACGCCGGGCGAGGCGCGGGTGTACGCCGCCATGGACCCCCGTGACCGCGAGCACGCGTGCCGGGTGACCCGTTCGCTGCTGCGCGACCACCCCCGCGCGGCGCCGGAGGTCGTGGCGGCCGCCCTGCTGCACGACTGCGGCAAGAGCCTGCGCCCGTACCATGTGGCCGAGCGGGTGCTGGTCGGCCTGATTCCCAACCGGCTGGCGCGGGTGCTGCCGCCCATCGGGGCCATCGGCATCCGCGCGCACCACCCGGAACTCGGGGCGCGTCTGCTCGCCCATGCGGGGGCGCGGCCGCGCGTGGCCCGCCTGGTCGCCCGCCACCACCACCCCAACGGCGATCCCGACGCCCTGCTGCTCCACGAATACGACGACCGCGAGTGA